From Salirhabdus salicampi:
ATATACTCGAGTCAGGAACACCTGTGACAACATCGGCTTCTACAGGGAACTCCTTCGCTAACTGTTTCCCCAGGTTCTTCCGGGTTGAATGGATGTTTAAACCGTCAACATTACTATCTGGACGGGCAAAATACACATATTCCATGGAACAAATTGCTCTTTCGTTAGCTTTCGCAAAGAATTCAGAGTGTAGTCCGTCTTTATCAATCACAATTAGTTCTCCCGGCTGTACTTCGCGGACGTACTCAGCACCTGTGACATCAAAAGCACATGTTTCCGACGCGACAACCCACGCTTCCCCTAGTTTTCCGATTGATAGAGGACGCATGCCTAATGGGTCTAGTGCTGCAATTAATCTATCTTCAGTCATGAGTAGAAAAGCAAAAGCTCCTTCTAAAAGTGGCAAGGAATTTTTCAATCTAGTTTCTAATGGTAAGTAGTTATGCTTTTTAATCAGGTGTGCTAACACTTCTGTGTCAGATGTTGTTTGAAAAATACTCCCATCATTCTCCAATTGTTCACGCAGTGAAATCGCATTAACAAGGTTCCCGTTATGGGCAAGTGCCATAGACCCTCTTTGAGAATGGAAAAGCAGCGGCTGAACATTTTCATAGCCGCCACCTCCTGCAGTAGAATAACGAACATGGCCTATTGCACCATTTCCACCTAATTTCGAAAGAACTTGTTCATTGAATACTTCTGTTACTAAACCTAAACCTTTTGTATGGTTTAACTGCTGGCCATCCGTTACGACAATCCCTGTTCCCTCTTGTCCGCGGTGCTGCATACTATGCAAACCATAGTATGTTAGTTGAGCGGCATCCTCGTGCCCCCAAACACCAAATACCCCACACTCTTCATTTAAACCTCTGATTTCATTAAGCACGGGATCGCTCCTTTCCAAGCATTCGTCATCTCTTCTACTGCAACATCAATAACTGATTCTTCTTCTGAATTCGTTACAACTAACCTCGGCTCATCTTTCACCTCACCGATTAATTTTGCATTCTCCACCATTTGTTCAAACGTATCTTTTTGTTCAGGCTTCACGGATACAACAAAACGAGATTGAGTTTCACTGAAAAGCAGTGCTTTAGATCCTGCTAATTGAACGCTAACCCCTAAGGCTAATGTTTCGTCCATCACACACTCAGCCAATGCTACTGCTAAACCACCTTCAGCAACATCATGTGCAGAAGCAACAACCCCTTCCTGAATAGCTTTGAGTAACTGTTTTTGTCGCTTTTGTTCTACAGCTAAATCAATCGCTGGAGCTTTTCCTTTATATTCGCCATCCAGTAGTTGCTGTAACTCACTACCACCGAACTCATTTGTCGTATCCCCAATGACATAAACAAGATCACCGGCTGATTTAAATGTTTGTGTTGTAATATGGTTTACATCATGAACTAAACCAACCATACCCACTACTGGAGTCGGGAATATCGCCTCTCCGTTTGTTTCATTGTAAAGAGATACATTTCCCCCGATTACCGGAGTTTGGAGTACGGCACATGCATCACTCATTCCAGTTGTTGCTTCTTCTAACTGCCAAAATACTTCAGGCTTTTCAGGGTTACCGAAGTTTATGCCATCTGTTATTGCAAGTGGTTCAGCACCCGAACAAACTATATTACGAGCCGCTTCTGCGACTGCAATCTGACCACCTGTTTTTGGATCTAAATATAAATAACGGGAGTTACAATCAGTCGTCATAGCAAGCGCCTTGTTTGTTCCACGAATTCGAAGAACTGCTGCATCAGAACCAGGCGCTACAGCTGTATTTGTCTGTACCATGTAATCATATTGGTTGTAAACCCATTCTTTATTTGCAATCGTCGGTTGCTGCAGTAACTGCAATAATGTTTCTTGTGCGTCTTCTATTACAGGTGCCTCAATCTTCATGTTTTGCATCTCTTGAAACACTTCCGGTTCTTTAGACGGCATATGGTAAACTGGTGCATCTTCTGCCAATGAATCCACCGGAACATCCGCTACTAGTTCACCTTTGTGCAATAATCTGAAACGGTGGTCATCCGTAACAACCCCTACTGATTTCGCTTCTAAATCGTACTTTTCAAACAAGTCAACAATCTCTTGTTCCCGACCTTTTTCTACTACAATTAACATTCTTTCTTGGGATTCAGACAACATCATTTCATATGGTGTCATTCCTTTTTCACGCTGTGGCACTTCATCTAAGTTTAACTCAATACCAGTCCCCGCTTTACTAGCCATTTCACTAGCAGAAGACGTTAGCCCGGCTGCCCCCATATCTTGGATGCCTACAAGAGCGTCTGATTTAATCAGTTCTAAGCATGCCTCAATGAGAAGTTTCTCCATGAAAGGATCTCCTACTTGAACAGCAGGACGTTCTTCACCAGATTCTTCTGTCAGTTCACTTGAGGCAAATGTAGCTCCGTGAATACCATCACGACCTGTTGAAGCACCTACATACATGACTGTATTACCAATTCCTTTTGCTTGCCCTTTCTGGATTTCCTCATGCCGGATTAAGCCAACACACATGGCATTTACGAGCGGATTTCCTTTATAAGAATCATCAAATTGTATTTCTCCACCTACAGTTGGGATACCAACACAGTTTCCATATCCCGCAATCCCTGCCACTACTTCCTCAAACAAATACCTCACTTTAGGGTCTTCTAATTTGCCGAACCGCAATGAATTTAATAAAGCAATCGGGCGGGCTCCCATTGAAAACACATCACGAATAATTCCGCCTACGCCAGTTGCAGCTCCTTGATACGGTTCAATTGCTGATGGGTGGTTATGACTTTCAATCTTAAACACAACAGCTAAGTCGTCACCTATATCAACAATACCCGCTCCTTCACCCGGACCTTGCAATACGTGTTTTCCTTCGGTAGGGAATTTCTTTAAAACTGGCTTTGAAGTTTTATAACTACAATGCTCTGACCACATAACAGAGAACAACCCTGTTTCTGTATAGTTAGGCGTACGCCCTAGCGTTTTTTCAATTGAAGAAAATTCTTCATCTGTTAAACCCATTTCACGATATAATTTATTTTGTTTAATTTGTTCAGTATTTGGCTCAAGAAGTAACGACATGTTTTTCCCTCCAGTTAAGTAAGATCGACTTAAACAATCGAAGACCGTCAACACTACCAACCAATGAATCCACTGCACGTTCAGGGTGTGGCATCATTCCAAGTACGTTTCCTTGTTCATTGACAATGCCTGCAATCCGCTCTTTTGATCCATTAATGTCCTCGGTGTAGCGAAAGACGATTTGATTATTTTGTTGTAATTGTTGTAATGTTGCCTCATCACATTCGTAGTTACCTTCCATATGAGCAACAGGGATATCAATTTGTTCTCCTTCTTCATAAAGGGATGTAAACATCGTTTCGCTATTTTCAACATGTAATGTTACGTTTTGACAAATAAACTTCAAACGGTCGTTCTGTTTCATTGCACCAGGTAATAAGTTCGTCTCAAGTAAGATCTGGAAACCATTACAAACACCTAATACAGGTTTTCCTGCGGCTGCAGCTTCCGTTACAGCCTTCATAACTGGCGAGAATCTCGCTATAGCCCCTGATCGTAAATAATCTCCGTAAGAGAAGCCACCTGGCAATAGAATGCCGTCATAGTCAGTTAACGTTGATGTTCGATGGGAGACGTACTCCACTTCTTCCCCAAGTTCATCTTTTATGGCATGAAGCATATCCGCGTCACAGTTCGATCCTGGGAATACGACGACAGCAAATTTCATTGAGCCACTACCTCCTCAACTTCGTACGTATAGTCTTCAATAACAGGGTTAGCGAGCAACTTATCACACATTTCATCTATTTTTTCTTCAAGTTGATCGCTCTCACTAATAAGAAGTTCCATATATTTTCCGATACGGACGTCTTCAACTTCAGGAAAGTCCATACTATGAAGCGCTCCTTTTACTGCCTTCCCTTGTGGATCTAACACACCATTTTTCAACGTAATATAAACTTTAACTTTATACATGTTGCTCCCCCTTTAATCGTTGTAAGATTTGATCATATGCTTCTACTAAGCTACCTAGATCTCTACGATAGACATCTTTATCTAGTTTTTCATTCGTGTTTTTATCCCATAGACGACACGTATCTGGAGAAATTTCATCCGCTAACAATACGTCTCCATCCTTATTTACACCAAACTCCAGTTTGAAATCGACAAGCCGAACATTACAGCTAGCAAAATAATCAACTAACAATTCATTTACTTGTAAGGCTATATTTTTCATTTCTACTAACTGGGTATTAGTCGCAATGTTTAAGACCTCAATATGATCTTCATTGATAAGTGGATCTCCTAGATCATCATCTTTGTAATAATATTCAACAATAGTCTTGGGAAGAGTAACTCCTTCCTCTTTGCCAATACGCTTTGCCAAACTTCCTGCTGTTACATTTCGAACTACTACTTCTAACGGAATAATGGTCGTCCTTTGCACAAGCTGTTCGGTCGGTGACAACTGCTGTACAAAATGGTTTGGAATCCCTTTTTCCTTCAAAATGGTAAAGATAATAGATGATATTTCATTGTTATAACGTGCTTTCCCTTGGATTGTTGCCTTTTTCTCCCCATTAAAGGCAGTTGCGCTATCTTTATATTCCACCCACAATATGTTGTGATCTTCCGTTTTATAAAGACGCTTCGCTTTCCCCTCATACATAAGCTGCTGCTTCTCCATTAAAACCTCTCCCTTTGCTGTTTCTCCCTATTCTGAATCGATACCTAAACGACGGAAAATCATGTCTACTTGACCTAAGTGGTATTGATAGTCAAAACAGTTATTCAGCTCTTCTTCTGTTAATGTTGATGTAATCGTTTCATTCGCCTCGACAAGTTGGCGAAACGGCGTTTTCGTTTCCCAAGCTTCCATTGCTAACGGTTGAACTAAATCATAAGCATCTTCCCTAACTAATCCTTTGTTAATTAAAGAAAGAAGAACACGCTGAGAGTAAATTAAACCGTACGTTCGCTCCATATTTTGTTTCATATTATCTTCAAATACGGTTAACTTTTCGACGATATTTGCAAAACGATTTAGCATATAGTTAAGCGCAATTGTTGCATCTGGTAGAATGACACGCTCAGCAGACGAATGAGAAATATCACGTTCATGCCATAATGGAACATTTTCATAAGCTGTTACCATATATCCACGTATCACACGTGCCATACCTGTCATATTTTCTGAACCAATTGGATTCCGTTTATGAGGCATAGCGGAAGACCCTTTTTGACCCTTAGCAAAAAACTCTTCTACTTCACGTGTTTCACTCTTTTGCAGGCCTCGAATTTCTACTGCCATCTTTTCAATTGATGTTGCAATTAACGACAGTACACCCATGTAATGAGCGTGACGGTCCCGTTGCAATGTTTGGGTAGAAATCGGCGCGGGCTGTAAACCTAACTTTTCGCAAACATATTGCTCTACAAAGGGATCAATGTTGGCATAGGTTCCAACGGCCCCAGACAGTTTTCCAAACTCAACTTCCTTAGCAGCCCGGTCAAATCGTTCCACATTCCGTTTCATCTCTTCATACCATAGTGCAAGCTTTAACCCGAAAGTTGTTGGTTCAGCGTGAACACCGTGGGTACGACCCATTTGCACTGTATATTTATAAGCTTTTGCTTTCTCTTTCAACACTTCTACAAATCGGTTTAAGTCTTTACGGATGATATCGTTAGCCTGCTTTAATAAATAAGATAAAGCTGTATCTACAACATCTGTAGATGTAAGACCATAATGGACCCATTTACGCTCTTCTCCTAACGTTTCTGAAACAGCTCTCGTAAAGGCTACAACATCATGGCGGGTTTGTTCTTCAATTTCCAAAATTCGATTGACATCGAAACTTGCATGATCACGAATCTTTTTAACATCTTCCTTTGGGATAATCCCTAACTCTGACCATGCTTCACAGGCTAGAATCTCTACTTCAAGCCATGCCTGGTATTTATTTTCATCTGTCCAGATGGATCCCATTTCTGGTCGTGTATAACGTTCAATCATACAATATCCTCCTCTAGCTTGTTTACGCCCAAATGCTCAAAGCGTCAATTTCACGTTTTATTTCCTCAATGGATTCGCCAACAAAGTTCACATGCCCCATCTTTCGTTTTTCTTTTACTCCGTCTTTTCCATATAAATGTAATTTTGGGCGGTCCATCTGTGGCACCTTATTGATCACTCGTTCAAAATGCTCACCTAATACATTCATCATAATAATTGGTGAAAACAATTTTGTGGGTGATAATGGCCAGTTACAAATTGCCCTTACATGTTGATGGAATTGAGATGTTTCACATGCGTTCATCGTGTAATGACCTGAATTGTGTGGGCGTGGTGCCAATTCATTAATGTAAATCTCACCATCCGGTAATAAAAACATTTCCACTCCGAGTGTCCCAATCATACTTAATGACGACGCAATTTCTCGAGCTAAGGTTGTAGCTTTCTCAGCAACTGATTCATTTACTCTTGCCGGAACAATTGTCTCCATTAAAATGTGGTCTACATGGATGTTTTCCCCTACCGGAAACACTTTTGTTTCTCCACTTACACTTCGGTTAACGATGACAGAAATCTCTTTTTCAAACGGAAGGAACTTTTCTAATATACAACGACCTTTTGTTAACAATTGGGCCGCTTCTTCGATATCTTCTTCTGTTTTAATCATCACTTGACCTTTACCGTCATATCCCCCTGTACGGGTTTTTAAAACAGCAGGAAGACCAATCGCATCCAAGGAATGATGCAATCTCTCCTTAGTATCTACAAGCTCATAAGGCGCTACTTGTGCACCACTTTTTACAATAGCAGCTTTCTCATTTGCCCGATCTTGTGTTGTTTGTATAATGCCTCCACCTTGTGGTAGGTAGGCGTTATCCTCGAGCCATTGAAGCACGTTATAATCGATGTTTTCAAACTCATAAGTAATTACATCACTTACACCAGCCAACTGTTTTGCTGCTTCTAAGTCATCATAAGAAGCAACAATTTCGATGTCAGCTATTTGCCCTGTTGGCGAGTTTTCTTTCGGGTCTAAAACAGCTACTCGATAGCCCATTTCTTTTGCAGCGATCCCCATCATTCTACCTAGCTGTCCACCACCAATAATTCCAATCGTTTGACCCGGTAATATTGTTTTCATCGTGTTACAACTCCTCATTACTTTGTCTAGCTTTTTCACTAATTTCTTCCCGATATTTGAGTAACGCTTGATCAAACTCTTCAAATTGTGTAGCTAATATTTCACATGCTAGAAGTCCTGCATTCGTTGCCCCTGCTTTACCAATAGCAACAGTAGCAACAGGTACTCCACCCGGCATTTGGACGATGGATAATAACGAATCCATACCATTTAAAGCTTTGGATTGAACTGGTACACCGATTACCGGCAATGTTGTTTTGGCAGCTACCATACCTGGAAGGTGGGCAGCTCCTCCTGCACCAGCAATGATGACCTTTACCCCTCTCTCTTTAGCTGTCTCTGCATATGCAAACATATCATCAGGTGTACGGTGGGCGGAAACAACCTTTTTTTCATATGGAACTCCACACTGCTCTAATACGTTACAAGTATGTTCCATTGTCTCCCAATCCGATATACTTCCCATTATTACTCCTACAAGCGGTAATTGTCCCATAAGTCCACTCCTAACATTAATTCATTCATGAAAAAAGTGCAGACGCATCCTCTCCAAATCGAGAGAAAGCCGTCTGCACTCATGTACACAATCAATAATACGGAATACACGTACTTCCTCTCATAGTCCGACCATTTACGGTAGTCGGGTAGAAACTTTTGGGCCATATTCCCAACATTATATGAGAGGGTTTTATATATTTCATTAACATTATAACATGTATTCGCTGATTTTAAAGAGATTTTTCATCCATTTACGAACTAAGTAGCTTTTGTTTTTGTTTATTGTTCGGTAATGGCGGTTAATAGGTCACTTCCCACAAATATAAACCTTGTGCTGGTGCGGTTTTACCCGCTAATGAACGATCTTGTCCTTTTATCATATCTGTTATGTCGGTTGGCTGTTTGATACCTTTTCCTACTTCTACAATAGTCCCTACCATAATTCTTACCATATTATACAAAAACCCACTACCTCTTACCCTAAAGGTAATCTCACCTTCTACCTTTTTAACATTACACTCATATATAGTTCGAACTTTTTCCCCTCTTACGGTTGCTTTTGCAGAGGAAAAAGTTGTGAAATCATGAGTTCCAACAAAAAGTGAGCAAGCATATTGCATCGCTTCTATGTCTAATGGCTCAGAAATATGCCAACGATAGTTTCGTCGGAAGATATCCGGGGTTGATCTGTTTAAAATTTTATACCGGTACTCTTTCCCTTGTACACTATAGCGAGCATGGAAATGATCATCCATTTCTTCCACTGATTTCACAAATACATCATCCGGCAGTATACTATTTAATGCTTGAGCCCACCTATCATTCGGAATTTGTAAAGTAGAGTCAAAGTGAAGAACTTGCCCTACCGCGTGTACTCCTTTATCTGTACGCCCGGATGCTGATACTCGTACAAGTTCACCTTTATGGATTTTTTGCAAGGCATGCTCTACCTCTTGTTGAACGGTACGGTTGTTGGGCTGAATTTGAAAGCCAGAAAACAACGTGCCGTCATAAGCTAAAACACACTTTAATCTTTTGTTCATGGTTACACCACCCTTTAATTGCGGGTTACGATAATTGATAAAACAAAAATGGAAAATATGATAAACGATATATAATCTTTTGGCGTCAGTAAAAGTTGCCGATATTTTGTTCTACCTTCCCCACCTTGATAACCTCTTGCTTCCATCGCCATTGCTAATTCCTCAGCACGTTTAAAAGCACTAACAAATAGTGGCACCAGTAATGGGATAATGGCTTGCAACCTATCCCTTATCGTGCCTGTTCGAAAATCTACACCCCTTGATGCTTGGGCTTTTGATATCTTTTCTGTTTCTTGCATTAATGTAGGAATAAATCGTAGTGAAATTGACATCATTAAAGCTAACTCATGAACCGGGAAACGGTACCGTCTTAACGGATTTAACATACTTTCGATTGCATCCGTAATAGCTATTGGTGAAGTTGTTAACGTTAAAAGAGTCGTCATTAAGATAAGGAAGAAAAACCTTAACGAAATGGCAACACCTCTAGTTAACGAATCTGAATAAATATGAAAATTGGCTACCGAAAAAACAATGTCCCCTTCTCTCGTAAGCAAAATATGAAGAAGGAATGTAAAAATAATAAGGAACCATACCGGTTTCAACCCTTTGATGAGATATGAGGGAGGGATTTTTGATAGTACCGCACTTATCATACTAAATAATAAAATCACCATATAACTTGCAAAGGAGTTGGCTAAAAAGATAAATATAATAAAGAAAAAGACAATCGTAATCTTCGTTCGGGGATCTATACGATGGATGATGGATGACCCTGGTACATACTGGCCAATTATGAGCGAACTACTCAAAATACTCCCCCCTTTAGCATATAATTAAGCTTCTTTGCTAGTTCATCTTCGGAAAGATTGTCATACGGAATACGGACACCAAAACGATCTTCGATATGATGTAAAAACCGAATGACTTCCGGTTGATCCAGTCCAACCCTCGTTAGTGCTTCCCGCTTATGGAATATTTGTTCCGGTTCTCCTTCCATGTACAATTTACCGCGGTCTAAAATATACACGTAGTCAGCATACTTTAAAGCATCTTCCATACTATGGGTAACAAGAATCGTTGTTCGTTTCTCACGCTTATGACTATCATAAAACATATTCATCATTTCTTTTTGACCTTTTGGATCTAATCCAGCAGTTGGTTCATCTAATACAAGTATGCTAGGTTCCATTATTAAAACACTTGCTAAAGCGACACGACGCATCTGTCCACCACTTAAATCGAAGGGTGAACGTTGTAATAGATCTTTTGATAGCTTTACTTCTTGTAACACTTTTTCCAATCGTTCAATCATTACATCTTTAGGAACACCAAAGTTCGCAGGTCCGAATAGTATATCTTTTTCTACTGTTTCTTCAAATAACTGATGTTCTGGATATTGAAATACCATGCCAACATGCTTACGTAATTGCAAAAGCTTTTTCGCTCTTTTTTCAGCATTTATCTGATAAGGCCCTATTGAGATGCTACCTTCCGTCGGTCTTAACAACCCATTTAAATGTTGAATGAAAGTCGATTTTCCTGAACCTGTATGTCCAATAATAGCAACAAAAGATCCAGACGGAATATGCATCGATAGGTTTCGTAACGCATGGAACTCAAATGGAGTATTCGGCTGATATATATAATTTACTTCTTCGAATATAATGTCCATAGTTGATCAATCAGTTCCTTCTGATTTTTTGGTTCAGTTTCAATCTTAATGCCCTCTGCCCGTAAATCCTTTGTCAAGCGGGTAACAAAAGGGATATCTAAGCCTATTTCATCTAACTGCTCCTGCTTTTGAAACACTTCTTCCACACTACCTATCATCCATATTTCCCCTTCATTCATGACGATGACACGATCCGCATACATTACTTCATTTAAATCATGAGTAATCGTTACAATCGCAACATCTCTACTTTGACGAATTTTATTTACAGTATAAGCGATTTCGTTTCGACCTTTCGGGTCTAGCATAGCAGTCGCTTCGTCAAGAATTAGTACATCAGGTTCTACAGCGAGAACACTCGCTATTGCAACCCGTTGTTTCTGTCCACCTGACAAACGATGGGGTTCATGGTGTAAATAATCGAGCATTCCTACAGAGTTTAGTGTATTCTTAATTCTATCTTCCATATCACCCCGAGGTACACCATGGTTTTCTAAACCAAAGGCAACATCATCCTCGACAGTCGTTCCAACAAACTGGTTTTCGGGATTTTGGAATACCATTCCGACTTTTTTTCGGACATCCCAAATCGTTTGTTCATTAATCATCATCCCATCTACTTTGATGGCACCTTCTGTGCTAAACAACAGACCATTCATTAATTTTGCAATGGTAGATTTCCCCGAACCATTATGGCCGATAATGGCTATCCACTCATTTTTCTCAATTTGAAACGATACGTTATGTAGAGCCCAGCGGCCTTCGTCCCCATATTTGAAATTAACACCTTCAAATTGTATGTAAGGTTCACTCATTGATCTCGTGCCTCCAAAATATTGCCGTCTATTTCCCGGGTAATGGATATATACACTTTCCTTCCCATTGTTATTTTATCATATCGATAAAAACAAGGAAGAGTCCTTCCCGACTGTAAAAAACAACAAAAAAAGGGCTCGGATCAACCTCTTGAAAGATGCTGGCCCTGCCCCTTTTAGATACACTATGTCATTATACTAACTCAATAATCACCATTTTTGCACCGTCTCCACGACGAGGTCCTAACTTCAAAATACGAGTGTAGCCACCTTGACGATCTTCATAACGTGGTGCAACATCAGAGAAAAGTTTTTGTAGTGCGTCTTGCTCTTCACCTGCTTCAACTCTACGCAAGAATGAAGCCGCTTGACGACGTGCATGCAAGTCTCCGCGTTTACCAAGTGTAATCATCTTATCAACGACAGAACGAAGCTCCTTCGCTTTTGCTTCTGTCGTTTCAATCCGTTCATGAATAATTAAGTCAGTAGCAAGGTTACGAAGTAGTGCCATACGTTGATCTGTTGTGCGACCAAGCTTAGCGTTAGCCATTACAATTCCCTCCTTTTTCAGAAATATCTAAAGATGCCCGAATTAATCTTCCTTACGTAATCCTAAGCCAAGATCATGTAGCTTAACCTTAACTTCCTCAAGGGATTTACGTCCAAGGT
This genomic window contains:
- a CDS encoding energy-coupling factor ABC transporter ATP-binding protein, with the protein product MDIIFEEVNYIYQPNTPFEFHALRNLSMHIPSGSFVAIIGHTGSGKSTFIQHLNGLLRPTEGSISIGPYQINAEKRAKKLLQLRKHVGMVFQYPEHQLFEETVEKDILFGPANFGVPKDVMIERLEKVLQEVKLSKDLLQRSPFDLSGGQMRRVALASVLIMEPSILVLDEPTAGLDPKGQKEMMNMFYDSHKREKRTTILVTHSMEDALKYADYVYILDRGKLYMEGEPEQIFHKREALTRVGLDQPEVIRFLHHIEDRFGVRIPYDNLSEDELAKKLNYMLKGGVF
- a CDS encoding energy-coupling factor ABC transporter ATP-binding protein; translated protein: MSEPYIQFEGVNFKYGDEGRWALHNVSFQIEKNEWIAIIGHNGSGKSTIAKLMNGLLFSTEGAIKVDGMMINEQTIWDVRKKVGMVFQNPENQFVGTTVEDDVAFGLENHGVPRGDMEDRIKNTLNSVGMLDYLHHEPHRLSGGQKQRVAIASVLAVEPDVLILDEATAMLDPKGRNEIAYTVNKIRQSRDVAIVTITHDLNEVMYADRVIVMNEGEIWMIGSVEEVFQKQEQLDEIGLDIPFVTRLTKDLRAEGIKIETEPKNQKELIDQLWTLYSKK
- the rplQ gene encoding 50S ribosomal protein L17 — protein: MANAKLGRTTDQRMALLRNLATDLIIHERIETTEAKAKELRSVVDKMITLGKRGDLHARRQAASFLRRVEAGEEQDALQKLFSDVAPRYEDRQGGYTRILKLGPRRGDGAKMVIIELV